From the Lolium rigidum isolate FL_2022 chromosome 2, APGP_CSIRO_Lrig_0.1, whole genome shotgun sequence genome, one window contains:
- the LOC124687818 gene encoding RNA-binding protein 42-like, whose amino-acid sequence MAAAAPARRLLLRLRLGNPPPLPVPLLSHIAPQLLPHQPPPPAPAAPLPGSPAPSPDPKLRDLLFAFHPAVHIYPSLVDPIGGDDVCEGGAEVWADSVKKKRKRKMNKHKLRKLRKRLRRQT is encoded by the coding sequence atggccgccgccgccccggcccgCAGGCTCCTCCTGCGCCTGCGCCTCGGCAACCCGCCGCCGCTCCCCGTCCCGCTCCTTTCCCACATCGCGCCGCAGCTCCTCCCgcatcagccgccgccgccagccccgGCGGCTCCACTCCCCGGCTCTCCGGCGCCAAGCCCGGACCCGAAGCTCCGGGACCTCCTCTTCGCCTTCCACCCCGCCGTCCACATATACCCGTCCCTCGTCGACCCCATAGGAGGGGACGACGTGTGTGAGGGCGGGGCGGAGGTGTGGGCGGACAGCGTGAAGAAGAAGCGGAAGCGCAAGATGAACAAGCACAAGCTCCGCAAGCTCCGGAAGCGCCTCCGCCGCCAGACATGA
- the LOC124692704 gene encoding protein TRIGALACTOSYLDIACYLGLYCEROL 3, chloroplastic-like gives MATPPSVAPAALRCPGIHVGRGLLPRSAGDPCPRSALPLRLDGLSLRKCRRAGAGAVLATRSPGLGNAENLRESSSLSRNWDLRRQIGDEHGVLIECRDVHKSFGDKHVLQGVSFKIRHGEAVGIIGPSGTGKSTILKVMAGLLAPDKGEVFICGKRRHGLVSDEDISGLRIGLVFQSAALFDSLNVRENVGFLLYENSNLPEERIGELVTDTLGAVGLKGVEERMPSELSGGMKKRVALARSIIYDDTKETIEPEALLYDEPTAGLDPIASTVVEDLIRSMHVTGEDALGKPGKIASYVVVTHQHSTIRRAVDRLLFLHEGKIVWEGMTEEFTTTTNPIVQQFASGSLDGPIRY, from the exons ATGGCGACGCCGCCGTCCGTCGCCCCTGCCGCGCTCCGGTGCCCGGGGATCCACGTGGGGCGCGGCCTCCTCCCGCGCTCCGCCGGCGACCCCTGCCCGCGCTCCGCCCTCCCTTTAAG GTTAGATGGGCTGTCGTTGAGGAAGTGCCGACGTGCAGGCGCTGGCGCCGTGTTGGCCACGAGGAGCCCTGGTTTGGGCAATGCGGAGAATCTGCGTGAG AGTTCTAGCTTGTCTAGGAACTGGGATTTAAGAAGACAGATCGGTGATGAGCACGGTGTTCTCATAGAATGCAGGGATGTGCATAAGTCCTTTGGGGACAAACATGTACTGCAAGGCGTTAGCTTCAAG ATTAGACACGGTGAAGCTGTTGGAATAATCGGTCCTTCGGGAACTGGTAAATCAACTATTTTGAAGGTTATGGCCGGCCTTTTAGCTCCTGACAAG GGCGAGGTCTTCATCTGCGGAAAGAGAAGACATGGCTTAGTTAGTGATGAAGATATATCAGGTCTCCGGATTGGCTTG GTGTTTCAAAGTGCGGCTTTGTTTGATTCTCTCAATGTTCGCGAAAATGTTGGATTTCTTTT GTATGAAAACTCCAACTTGCCTGAGGAGCGAATAGGTGAACTAGTGACAGACACATTGGGCGCAGTAGGCCTAAAA GGTGTCGAAGAACGAATGCCATCTGAATTGTCTGGCGGCATGAAAAAGCGTGTGGCACTTGCTCGTTCAATAATATATGATGATACAAAAGAAACAATAGAGCCAGAG GCTCTTCTATATGATGAACCTACAGCTGGGCTTGACCCTATTGCATCCACTGTTGTTGAAGACCTTATACGTTCGATGCATGTGACAGGGGAAGATGCTCTCGGTAAGCCGGGAAAGATAGCATCATATGTGGTTGTCACTCATCAGCATAGCACAATAAGAAGAGCTGTTGATAG GTTGTTGTTTCTCCATGAGGGGAAGATAGTCTGGGAAGGAATGACGGAGGAATTCACGACAACAACAAATCCTATTGTACAGCAG TTTGCCTCTGGTAGCCTAGATGGACCGATAAGATACTAG
- the LOC124692702 gene encoding GPI mannosyltransferase 1-like, with protein sequence MAATTATLRWRVMAASAALRVALVAYGEWQDAHLEVRYTDVDYLVFSDAAASVAAGGSPFARATYRYSPLLAFLLLPNSLLHPAWGKLIFSAADLLVGLFIDTILRLRGVPEKTRIWSVVAWLFNPFTFTIGTRGNCEPIVCAAVLWVLVCLMKGRVLQAAFWYGLIVHFRIYPIIYAVPFIIVLGKNYAGPADRPILTEWSSKQQLQSDKTSENVEEPTSLLASLWIFLSSLITRNTILFGLFSGSMFFAWTGVFFYLYGWDFLNEALLYHLTRTDPRHNFSIYFYHIYLHHQQGFSSIQKLASFLPQLIVQLALILRFSRDLPFCLFLQTVAFVAFNKVMTAQYFVWFFCLLPLILPWTRMKLRWKGLACMLVWMGSQLHWLMWAYLLEFKGRNVFVQLWVAGLVFLAANTFVMIMVIRHHKYTQLFSVSAKSGSKVAAKKE encoded by the exons ATGGCCGCGACGACGGCAACTCTCCGGTGGCGGGtgatggcggcgtcggcggcgctgCGGGTGGCGCTGGTGGCGTACGGGGAGTGGCAGGATGCCCACCTGGAGGTGCGGTACACGGACGTGGACtacctcgtcttctccgacgcggCGGCCTCCGTCGCCGCCGGGGGTTCCCCGTTCGCGCGCGCCACCTACCGCTACTCTCCGCTCctcgccttcctcctcctccccaactCGCTCCTCCACCCCGCCTGGGGCAAGCTCATCTTCTCCGCCGCAG ATTTGCTCGTTGGGTTGTTCATCGACACCATTCTGAGATTACGGGGGGTCCCGGAGAAGACGCGGATCTGGTCCGTGGTGGCCTGGCTGTTCAACCCCTTCACGTTCACCATTGGCACCAGGGGGAACTGCGAGCCCATAGTCTGCGCCGCTGTGCTCTGGGTCCTCGTATGCTTGATGAAGG GTAGAGTCCTGCAGGCAGCATTCTGGTATGGGCTGATTGTGCATTTCAGAATATACCCAATTATATATGCTGTACCCTTCATTATAGTTCTTGGCAAGAATTATGCTGGTCCTGCTGATAGGCCTATCCTAACAGAGTGGAGTTCCAAACAACAGTTACAAAGTGACAAAACCAGTGAGAATGTGGAAGAACCAACATCGCTCTTGGCCAGTCTATGGATATTTCTTAGTAGCCTCATAACAAGAAACACTATACTGTTTGGGTTATTCTCAGGATCTATGTTCTTTGCTTGGACCGGTGTTTTTTTCTACCTCTATGGCTGGGACTTTCTAAATGAAGCATTACTTTACCATCTTACGCGGACTGATCCAAGACATAATTTCTCGATATATTTCTATCACATATATCTGCACCATCAGCAAGGGTTCTCGAGCATACAGAAGCTTGCTTCATTTCTGCCGCAGCTGATCGTGCAATTGGCACTCATCTTGCGGTTTTCTAGGGATCTTCCATTCTGCCTGTTTCTCCAAACAGTTGCATTTGTTGCTTTCAACAAG GTGATGACGGCGCAGTACTTTGTGTGGTTCTTCTGCCTTCTGCCCCTCATTCTCCCCTGGACAAGGATGAAGCTGAGGTGGAAGGGCCTGGCCTGCATGCTGGTGTGGATGGGGTCCCAGCTGCACTGGCTCATGTGGGCTTACCTGCTCGAATTCAAGGGCCGAAACGTCTTCGTGCAGCTCTGGGTCGCAGGCCTCGTTTTCCTGGCTGCAAACACCTTCGTCATGATCATGGTGATCAGGCACCACAAGTACACCCAGCTCTTCTCGGTGTCGGCAAAGTCTGGGAGCAAGGTTGCTGCCAAAAAGGAATAG